CAATTTGAAGGTGCCGATTTGGATCTCATCCCCGTGGGTCAACGGAGCCAACTCAACCCGCTGGCGGTTGAGGTAGGTGCCGTTGAGCGACCCGGAATCAGCCACTTCGTACCCGTCGTCCACTCGACGCACTTCCGCGTGCCGACGAGACACGGTGATGTCGTCGAGGAAGATCACGCTTTCGGGGTGGCGGCCGGCGGTGACGAGCGGTTCATCAAGGGCGAAGCGGGAACCCGAGTTAGGTCCCCGAGTGACCACTAGGAGCCCGAGGCCAGCGGGAATGTTGGCCAGTTCGACCTCCAACTCCTCAACTGATCCTTCTATCGGGACCAACACCGAGACGGTGGTGTCGTGCTCCTGGCCGGGGAGGGTGAGGCCCGCGCCGCAGGACGAACAGAACCTTCCGGTCAACGGGTTCGGGTGCCCGCAGTGGGGACAAGTCGTCTCGGCCACGATGCCTAGCC
This is a stretch of genomic DNA from Acidimicrobiia bacterium. It encodes these proteins:
- a CDS encoding FHA domain-containing protein, whose product is MDLCDRLHRCLATQLPPQRRRLSRPGRGLGIVAETTCPHCGHPNPLTGRFCSSCGAGLTLPGQEHDTTVSVLVPIEGSVEELEVELANIPAGLGLLVVTRGPNSGSRFALDEPLVTAGRHPESVIFLDDITVSRRHAEVRRVDDGYEVADSGSLNGTYLNRQRVELAPLTHGDEIQIGTFKLLFLVGLP